A single Paenibacillus kribbensis DNA region contains:
- a CDS encoding SDR family NAD(P)-dependent oxidoreductase: MSILQDKVVVITGASSGIGALCARLLSEKGAVPILTARSQERLEQVSATISGRHELIPLDVTRQEQVEAVATRVMEQYGQVDILLNNAGYGKFEYFHETDLTEFERMMDVNYMGAVRCIKAFLPQMTEQRSGQIVNVASMAGKIGTAKSTSYTATKHALLGFSNALRQELRGSGVTVTTINPGPIDTPFFELADPSGGYVRNVGWFMLKPDKVAQHIVRAIELRREEVNLPRWVSPFLKLYQLAPRLTDRLGHGVMNKK, from the coding sequence GTGAGTATATTGCAAGATAAGGTAGTTGTAATTACAGGGGCATCGAGCGGGATTGGCGCTCTCTGTGCACGCTTGTTGAGCGAAAAGGGCGCGGTCCCTATTTTGACAGCACGCTCGCAGGAGCGGCTGGAGCAAGTGTCTGCGACAATCAGCGGCAGACATGAGTTGATTCCATTGGATGTCACCCGTCAGGAGCAAGTAGAGGCCGTTGCTACCCGGGTAATGGAGCAGTACGGACAGGTCGATATTTTGCTTAACAATGCGGGTTACGGAAAGTTTGAGTATTTTCATGAAACAGACCTGACGGAATTTGAACGAATGATGGACGTGAACTACATGGGAGCTGTTCGCTGCATAAAGGCGTTTTTGCCGCAAATGACAGAGCAGCGCAGCGGGCAGATTGTCAATGTAGCATCTATGGCCGGGAAAATCGGGACTGCCAAATCGACTTCCTACACAGCGACGAAGCATGCATTGCTCGGGTTCAGCAATGCGCTTCGGCAAGAGCTGCGCGGGAGCGGCGTGACCGTAACGACGATAAATCCCGGGCCGATTGACACGCCATTTTTTGAGCTTGCAGATCCTTCGGGCGGATATGTTCGTAATGTAGGCTGGTTTATGCTTAAGCCGGATAAGGTAGCACAGCACATTGTAAGGGCGATAGAGCTTCGTAGGGAAGAGGTTAATCTGCCGCGGTGGGTATCTCCTTTTCTCAAGCTGTATCAGCTTGCTCCCAGACTGACTGACAGGCTGGGTCATGGTGTAATGAACAAGAAATAA